A single region of the Procambarus clarkii isolate CNS0578487 chromosome 59, FALCON_Pclarkii_2.0, whole genome shotgun sequence genome encodes:
- the LOC123768254 gene encoding sialin isoform X2 has protein sequence MSCEPQGEATPAPYRATTVPLTLTMAPPSSTTGNTADSDESISVDSEGLEVVRKEVWVVNESIGLVCEEPDVANQIQGIANQDPCVADQGMSVTNKVLDIANDGLSVVSEELGAVSEELGVVNDGFISEDEEWVEVGGADGGRLRRERQGAVRVVFKMAARGSKEPKITITTPVNSPFTLSTDTPPRGGWWGARHTLAMMGFLGLAVSHALRVTLSIAVLAMVARRPADNFTLQEPPDACPLPEDWNDGELTEMTGESDWDEVGEGLVLGVVYWGYLFTSFLEVRVVRLLGGRLVFGMSVVLASFTTLLVPYSAHISRGTFVALRVLIGGYQGLAYPSLSHMLHVWVSPRERCTFLAFVVTGVPLGIAACLSTSGVLIESGFLGGWPSVFYLFGALGLLWSAPWFLLVHDRPELHPNVSSSELHYTQTHTNSVNKYEVERISWTEVMKSGQFWATMSASLGTSFTFMVFWSGLPSYLSTVHHFHIKNNGLMCALPYLVMGVSSLSWVWLRHLLAGNWLSTRAHHRLSIFIGTYGPAVALAVMCFVGCNWKMTVGLVCVIMGCLGISFNSGLAYQDSPPSMYGTSTLFFVNNVGAVAGILAPAVIGFLTQHNPSPGTWKAVFVVTTAIAFISASLCTVLGLIKLQSWNDPKAQDMERSPQQPLAPHQLSGEG, from the exons ATGAGCTGTGAACCACAAGGAGAGgcaacaccagcaccctacagggcCACCACGGTGCCTCTCACCTTAACTATGGCACCACCGTCTTCAACTACGGGGAACACGGCTGATAGTGATGAAAGCATTAGTGTCGACAGCGAAGGTCTGGAAGTTGTTCGTAAAGAAGTGTGGGTTGTAAATGAAAGTATAGGTCTTGTGTGTGAAGAACCAGATGTTGCAAATCAAATTCAGGGTATTGCAAACCAAGACCCATGTGTTGCGGACCAGGGAATGAGTGTTACAAATAAAGTACTGGATATTGCAAACGATGGATTAAGCGTTGTCAGTGAGGAGCTGGGTGCTGTCAGTGAGGAGCTGGGTGTTGTCAACGATGGGTTTATAAGTGAAGAcgaggagtgggtggaggtgggaggagcaGATGGTGGTCGTCTGAGGAGAGAGAGGCAAGGAGCAGTTCGAGTTGTGTTCAAGATGGCCGCCAGGGGCAGCAAAGAGCCAAAGATCACCATAACCACACCTGTCAACTCCCCCTTCACTCTCAGCACCGACACTCCGCCCA GAGGAGGTTGGTGGGGGGCGCGCCACACCCTAGCCATGATGGGGTTCCTGGGGCTGGCGGTGTCCCACGCTCTCCGTGTGACGCTCTCAATTGCTGTGCTGGCTATGGTGGCGAGGCGACCCGCCGACAATTTCACGCTCCAGGAACCTCCAGACGCATGCCCGCTTCCGGAGGATTGGAACGACGGTGAACTGACCGAAATG ACTGGAGAGTCAGACTGGGATGAAGTTGGCGAGGGTCTCGTGCTGGGAGTCGTCTATTGGGGGTATTTGTTCACCAGCTTCCTGGAGGTCAGAGTCGTGCGGCTGCTGGGAGGACGATTGGTGTTTGGCATGAGCGTCGTACTGGCCTCCttcaccaccctcctggtccccTACAGCGCCCACATATCCAGAGGCACCTTCGTCGCTCTCAGAGTCCTGATCGGAGGCTATCAG ggGCTGGCGTACCCTTCACTGAGTCACATGCTGCATGTCTGGGTCTCCCCAAGAGAAAGATGTACTTTTCTTGCCTTTGTTGTCACag GTGTGCCGTTGGGTATAGCAGCGTGTCTGTCGACTAGCGGGGTGCTCATAGAGAGTGGGTTCTTGGGCGGGTGGCCCTCGGTGTTCTACCTGTTTGGTGCTCTGGGGCTCCTGTGGAGCGCTCCTTGGTTCCTGCTGGTCCACGACCGTCCGGAGCTCCACCCAAACGTCTCCTCCAGTGAGCTGCACTACACCCAAACACACACGAACTCCGTTAACAAATATGAG GTGGAGCGAATATCTTGGACGGAGGTGATGAAGTCAGGACAGTTCTGGGCCACCATGTCGGCCAGCTTGGGCACCAGCTTCACATTTATGGTTTTCTGGTCTGGTCTCCCATCTTACCTCAGCACTGTACACCATTTCCACATCAAAAAT AATGGACTAATGTGTGCCTTGCCATACTTGGTGATGGGGGTGTCAAGTCTCTCGTGGGTGTGGCTGAGACACCTCCTCGCTGGTAATTGGCTCTCAACCAGGGCACACCACAGGCTCTCCATTTTCATTG GAACCTATGGGCCAGCAGTGGCACTGGCAGTGATGTGCTTTGTGGGCTGCAACTGGAAAATGACAGTTGGCTTAGTGTGTGTGATCATGGGTTGCTTGGGCATCAGCTTTAATAGTGGCCTTGCCTACCAGGACTCGCCTCCTTCCATGTATGGTACTAGTACGTTGTTCTTCGTCAACAATGTGGGTGCGGTAGCTGGCATTTTGGCGCCTGCGGTTATAGGCTTCCTCACGCAGCACAAT